From the Chloroflexus aurantiacus J-10-fl genome, one window contains:
- the recN gene encoding DNA repair protein RecN, whose translation MLIELQIQDFAIIDRLHLRFEQGFNVLTGETGAGKSIIIDALGTLRGDRVDPTFVRAGCARARVEGVFSLDDCPHLVPLLVEYDLYDEDDGQLILTREMSAESGRSVARVNGRAVNSAVLREIGSRLIDIHGQHEGQSLFNPRTHLDLLDRFGDLLPLRQQVTDQLAALRAVQAQLNDLRTGEARRQARIEELQLLCDDVAAAKLRPGEEEELLRERSIVQNATRIATLADEAYRALYSGGEGRSGRPASEAMALAVDALNELSRFDDRAAPLAQQATELQYQLEDLVIALRSYRSHLDVDPRRLEVIEDRLTVLRDLQRKYGVDLATLIEQAARAGDEIEQLSSATTQIAALEAQEHALLQELARRAAELSQRRKQVGEELSRQISMAMKDLAMPNVQFAVQIDHQDDPNGPLINGRRLACDRNGIDRVEFLISPNPGEPLKPLARIASGGESARLLLALKSILSQVDEVPTLVFDEIDVGVGGRAGHVVGQKLWMISRRHQVLCITHLPQVAAFANAHYHIRKEVVGGRTRTAVEVLSAEQRIDEIAAMLDGVPNDHSRANARQILERAQAWQMHRQAELIPER comes from the coding sequence ATGCTGATTGAGTTGCAGATCCAGGATTTTGCGATTATTGACCGACTGCATCTGCGCTTCGAGCAGGGTTTCAATGTGCTGACCGGTGAAACCGGCGCCGGTAAGTCGATCATTATTGATGCGCTCGGTACCCTGCGTGGTGACCGGGTTGATCCAACGTTTGTGCGCGCCGGTTGTGCGCGCGCCCGCGTTGAGGGGGTCTTTAGTCTTGATGATTGCCCTCACCTGGTGCCTCTGCTGGTTGAATATGATCTGTACGATGAAGACGACGGTCAGCTTATTTTGACCCGTGAGATGTCGGCTGAGTCGGGGCGCAGTGTGGCTCGTGTCAATGGTCGAGCCGTGAATAGTGCGGTGCTCCGCGAGATTGGCAGCCGGTTGATCGATATTCATGGGCAGCACGAGGGGCAATCGCTTTTTAATCCACGCACGCATCTTGATCTGCTCGACCGCTTCGGCGATCTGTTGCCGCTCCGGCAACAGGTGACCGATCAGTTAGCTGCCTTGCGTGCCGTGCAGGCGCAGTTGAACGATTTACGCACCGGTGAGGCGCGACGCCAGGCCCGCATCGAGGAGTTGCAACTGTTGTGCGATGATGTGGCGGCAGCAAAGCTCAGGCCAGGCGAAGAAGAGGAGTTGTTGCGCGAGCGCAGTATCGTGCAGAATGCGACCCGGATTGCAACCCTGGCCGATGAGGCGTATCGAGCTTTGTATAGCGGTGGCGAGGGCCGCAGTGGGCGACCGGCTTCGGAAGCGATGGCGCTGGCAGTTGATGCGTTGAATGAATTGAGCCGTTTCGATGATCGGGCTGCGCCGCTCGCCCAGCAGGCTACTGAGCTTCAGTACCAGCTTGAAGATTTGGTGATTGCCCTGCGGAGCTATCGCTCGCATCTTGATGTTGACCCGCGCCGACTTGAGGTGATTGAGGATCGGTTGACGGTGCTGCGCGATCTGCAACGCAAGTATGGGGTTGATTTGGCGACGCTGATCGAGCAGGCTGCTCGCGCTGGCGACGAGATCGAGCAATTGAGTAGTGCTACAACCCAGATTGCGGCTCTGGAAGCGCAAGAACATGCTCTGCTGCAAGAGCTGGCGCGCCGGGCCGCCGAACTATCGCAACGGCGGAAGCAGGTCGGTGAAGAGTTGAGTCGGCAGATCAGTATGGCCATGAAAGACCTGGCGATGCCAAATGTTCAGTTTGCCGTCCAGATTGATCACCAGGATGATCCAAATGGGCCGCTGATCAATGGTCGGCGCCTGGCCTGTGATCGCAACGGTATCGACCGGGTTGAGTTTCTAATTTCGCCTAACCCTGGTGAGCCGCTGAAACCACTGGCGCGTATCGCATCAGGTGGCGAGAGTGCCCGGCTGTTGCTGGCGCTGAAGTCGATTCTGTCGCAAGTTGATGAAGTGCCAACCCTGGTCTTTGATGAAATTGATGTTGGGGTCGGTGGCCGCGCCGGTCATGTGGTTGGGCAGAAGTTATGGATGATCAGTCGCCGCCATCAGGTGTTGTGTATCACCCACCTACCACAAGTGGCTGCGTTCGCCAATGCCCATTACCATATTCGCAAGGAAGTCGTTGGCGGGCGTACCCGCACAGCGGTTGAGGTATTATCCGCCGAACAACGGATTGATGAGATTGCAGCGATGCTTGATGGTGTTCCGAACGATCATAGCCGCGCCAATGCCCGTCAGATTCTCGAACGGGCGCAGGCGTGGCAGATGCATCGCCAGGCTGAATTAATTCCGGAACGTTAG